The bacterium genome window below encodes:
- a CDS encoding enoyl-CoA hydratase-related protein, producing the protein MSDALIVEREGRVVTLINDDAPRNRMSLDFLDALEEQVDALAKDDSVGAVVIRGAGDEHFSVGMNLKQIPEGAKRKGSFEALLDQRLRVISKIENMSKPWIATMYGYCLGGGLELPLGCHFRLAAEEGAKIGLPELDLGSIPAWGGTARLTRAVGRAAALDIILRVKMISGPEALRIGLVHEVWPNDELQQRAQDLAHELAAKPPNAVASVLRCVVGAEGASLDEALRIERQEVRRTQGSAEMQEGMRAFLEKREPNFFPDA; encoded by the coding sequence ATGAGCGACGCCTTGATCGTCGAGCGCGAAGGCCGGGTCGTGACCCTCATCAACGACGACGCGCCGCGCAACCGGATGAGCCTGGATTTCCTCGATGCGCTCGAGGAGCAGGTCGACGCCCTCGCGAAGGACGATTCAGTCGGTGCCGTCGTGATTCGGGGTGCCGGGGACGAGCATTTCTCGGTCGGCATGAACCTGAAGCAGATTCCCGAGGGCGCGAAGCGGAAGGGCAGCTTCGAGGCGCTGCTCGACCAACGGCTGCGCGTGATCTCGAAGATCGAGAACATGAGCAAGCCGTGGATCGCGACGATGTACGGCTACTGCCTGGGCGGCGGGCTCGAACTCCCCCTCGGCTGTCATTTCCGTCTTGCGGCGGAGGAGGGTGCGAAGATCGGGCTGCCCGAGCTCGATCTCGGAAGCATTCCGGCGTGGGGCGGGACGGCGCGACTCACCAGGGCCGTCGGCCGCGCCGCGGCCCTCGACATCATCCTGCGCGTCAAGATGATCTCGGGCCCCGAGGCCCTGCGGATCGGCCTCGTCCACGAAGTCTGGCCGAACGACGAGCTCCAGCAGCGCGCGCAGGACCTCGCCCACGAGTTGGCGGCGAAGCCGCCGAACGCCGTCGCGTCGGTACTCCGCTGCGTCGTCGGCGCCGAGGGGGCGAGCCTCGACGAAGCGCTACGGATCGAACGCCAGGAAGTGCGTCGCACCCAGGGCAGCGCCGAGATGCAGGAAGGGATGCGCGCCTTCCTCGAGAAGCGCGAACCGAACTTCTTCCCCGACGCCTAG
- a CDS encoding aldo/keto reductase — protein sequence MQSRRLGTSALVVSDLCMGTMTFGSHADEKTSLRILDHAYDAGINFYDTAENYPVPPDPAYAGETERIVGKWLATKDRDSVILATKVAGPSHGWLKAAVRSGMTTLDRHNIVRAVEASLERLGTDYVDLYQTHWPDHDQPYDDTMEALDELIVAGKVRVIGCSNETSWGLMKSLETSRRLGVAEYQTIQNNFSMNNRRFEDELAQVCRKEGVSLIPYSPIAGGVLSGKYNGGAWPEDARFSRYKAMGGRQGAMASRFVSDAALASTERFEAIAAEAGLSVVTLAVAWSKQHDFVASTIVGATKEEQLPEIFAASDLVLDPEVMKAIHRVTREIRYPMG from the coding sequence ATGCAGAGTCGTCGCCTCGGAACCAGCGCCCTCGTCGTCTCGGACCTGTGTATGGGAACGATGACCTTCGGCTCCCATGCGGACGAGAAGACGAGCCTCCGGATCCTCGACCACGCCTACGACGCGGGGATCAACTTCTACGACACGGCGGAGAACTACCCGGTCCCACCGGACCCGGCCTATGCAGGCGAGACCGAGCGGATCGTCGGCAAGTGGCTCGCGACGAAAGACCGAGACTCGGTGATCCTCGCGACGAAGGTCGCCGGGCCCTCCCACGGTTGGCTCAAGGCCGCGGTCCGGTCGGGGATGACGACCCTCGACCGGCACAACATCGTGCGCGCGGTCGAGGCGAGCCTGGAGCGCCTGGGAACGGACTACGTCGATCTCTACCAGACGCACTGGCCCGACCACGACCAGCCCTACGACGACACGATGGAGGCCCTCGACGAGTTGATCGTCGCGGGCAAGGTCCGCGTGATCGGCTGCAGCAACGAGACGAGCTGGGGCCTCATGAAGAGCCTCGAGACGTCGCGCCGGCTCGGGGTCGCCGAGTACCAGACGATCCAGAACAACTTCAGCATGAACAATCGTCGCTTCGAGGACGAGCTGGCCCAGGTGTGTCGCAAGGAAGGGGTGAGTCTGATCCCGTACTCGCCGATCGCCGGCGGCGTGCTGAGCGGGAAGTACAACGGCGGTGCCTGGCCCGAGGACGCGCGCTTCTCCCGCTACAAGGCGATGGGAGGAAGGCAAGGGGCGATGGCGAGCCGTTTCGTGAGCGATGCGGCCCTCGCGTCGACCGAGCGCTTCGAGGCGATCGCCGCCGAGGCCGGGCTCTCCGTCGTGACGCTCGCGGTCGCCTGGTCGAAACAGCACGACTTCGTGGCCTCCACGATCGTGGGGGCGACCAAGGAGGAGCAGCTCCCCGAGATCTTCGCGGCGAGCGACCTCGTCCTCGACCCCGAGGTCATGAAGGCGATCCACCGCGTCACGCGTGAGATCCGCTACCCGATGGGGTGA
- a CDS encoding ACS family MFS transporter yields the protein MSVFSDWPRRYTVVALSFLAVTICYIDRVNISVAIIPMAEDLGWDLETRGIVLASFAAGYITLQIIGGRLADRFGGKVVLGVGVVLWSLFTLLTPPAAFLGLGALLIARIGLGAGEAVTYPSFFSLFGRWVPESERVRAVGLANSGIPLGTIFGLVVTPLVISAWGWEWAFYLFGLVGFVWFVPWWFLVHATPAQHPSISSAERALIEAEIPDREGEALPSLGSFLRSRSVWAIVVAHFCNNWSLYILITWLPTFVSEGLGVPFESVGWLTMIPHVASFIFINVAGQIADRMLAAGLPVVRVRKIMQTIGCFGTAISLLVVGQIETAWAAIVVMSIGTAVGAFVTGGFAVNHIDIAPRHAGTVMGLTNTAGTIPGMVGVYTTGMILQATGSWSLVFGVASGITLVGWLAFVLFASGEREFD from the coding sequence ATGTCCGTCTTCTCCGACTGGCCGCGCCGCTACACCGTCGTCGCGCTCTCGTTCCTCGCCGTCACCATCTGCTACATCGATCGCGTCAACATCTCCGTCGCGATCATTCCGATGGCCGAGGACCTGGGCTGGGACCTCGAGACCCGTGGCATCGTCCTCGCCTCCTTCGCCGCGGGCTACATCACGCTCCAGATCATCGGTGGACGCCTTGCCGACCGCTTCGGAGGCAAGGTCGTGCTGGGAGTGGGCGTCGTCCTCTGGTCGCTCTTCACCCTGCTCACGCCACCGGCCGCCTTCCTCGGTCTCGGCGCGCTGCTGATCGCCCGGATCGGTCTCGGCGCCGGCGAGGCCGTGACCTATCCCTCCTTCTTCAGCCTCTTCGGGCGGTGGGTTCCCGAGAGCGAGCGCGTCCGGGCCGTCGGACTCGCGAACAGCGGGATCCCGCTCGGCACCATCTTCGGTCTCGTGGTGACGCCGCTGGTCATCTCGGCCTGGGGCTGGGAGTGGGCGTTCTATCTCTTCGGGCTCGTGGGCTTCGTCTGGTTCGTGCCCTGGTGGTTCCTGGTGCACGCGACGCCGGCGCAGCACCCGTCCATTTCGTCGGCGGAGCGTGCGCTGATCGAGGCCGAGATCCCGGATCGCGAGGGCGAAGCCCTCCCGTCGCTGGGAAGCTTCCTCCGGAGCCGGTCGGTCTGGGCGATCGTCGTCGCGCACTTCTGCAACAACTGGTCGCTCTACATCCTGATCACCTGGCTCCCGACCTTCGTGAGCGAAGGTCTCGGCGTGCCCTTCGAGTCGGTGGGCTGGCTCACGATGATCCCCCACGTCGCTTCCTTCATCTTCATCAACGTCGCCGGGCAGATCGCGGACCGGATGCTCGCTGCAGGCCTGCCCGTCGTGCGGGTGCGGAAGATCATGCAGACCATCGGGTGCTTCGGGACGGCGATCTCGCTCCTCGTCGTGGGGCAGATCGAGACGGCCTGGGCCGCCATCGTCGTGATGTCGATCGGAACTGCGGTGGGCGCGTTCGTGACCGGCGGCTTCGCCGTAAATCACATCGACATCGCCCCCCGCCACGCGGGCACGGTCATGGGGCTGACCAACACCGCCGGTACGATCCCCGGAATGGTCGGCGTCTACACGACCGGCATGATCCTGCAGGCGACGGGGTCCTGGAGCCTCGTCTTCGGTGTCGCGTCGGGGATCACGCTCGTCGGCTGGCTCGCCTTCGTCCTCTTCGCGAGCGGGGAGCGCGAGTTCGACTGA
- a CDS encoding arylsulfatase → MRSVRRARAGSVALLVVGLIFPCRVPATAVAAEADPPNIIVLLSDNLGYGEIGAYGGGVLRGAPTPRLDALATEGLRLTNFNVEVECTPSRSALMTGRMPIRSGTWRAATPGLPGGLAPWEVTIAETLSNAGYATAIFGKWHLGETEGRFPTNQGFDTWWGFPFSTNVAMDTVAVGFDPTVARVPHLLEGERGGPVREVEPYDLGNRPLIDGRIAEKSVRWIADRAVDDRPFFLFVSWSNPHHPYLPHPDFAGRSGNGDFADVIVEHDHRVGQVLDAIDEAGIADDTIVLYASDNGPDSAHYPQGSNSGPFRGYLGSAFEGSIRTPAIVRWPGRVTPGRVSNEIVALVDVFPTLAALAGAKMPSGRVIDGVDQSAFLLGETEQSAREYALFFSGRTLLAAKWRRFKVFFTGDDPAPRDRAWRRLWAPQVFNVEQDPREETDVFLYNMWLLEPVITKVYEFLFSVDGEGLILPGGMRPESATVEIPFQSQDEIEKSMSAIKRQFIKKKVKETLGLDGR, encoded by the coding sequence GTGAGGAGTGTGCGTCGCGCGCGCGCGGGTTCCGTCGCGCTCCTCGTCGTCGGCCTGATCTTCCCGTGTCGCGTCCCCGCTACGGCGGTCGCCGCCGAAGCGGACCCGCCCAACATCATCGTCCTGCTGAGCGACAACCTCGGCTACGGCGAGATCGGCGCCTATGGCGGGGGCGTCCTGCGCGGGGCGCCGACGCCGCGCCTCGACGCGCTGGCGACGGAAGGACTGCGGCTCACGAATTTCAACGTGGAGGTCGAGTGCACGCCGTCGCGCTCCGCGCTCATGACCGGACGGATGCCCATCCGATCGGGCACCTGGCGCGCGGCGACGCCGGGACTTCCGGGCGGACTGGCGCCCTGGGAGGTGACGATCGCGGAGACGCTCTCGAACGCGGGCTATGCGACGGCGATCTTCGGCAAGTGGCACCTGGGTGAGACGGAGGGGCGCTTCCCGACGAACCAGGGCTTCGATACCTGGTGGGGCTTTCCGTTCTCGACGAACGTGGCGATGGACACGGTCGCGGTCGGCTTCGACCCGACCGTCGCGCGCGTGCCCCACCTGCTCGAGGGCGAACGCGGCGGACCCGTCCGCGAGGTCGAGCCCTACGACCTCGGCAATCGACCCTTGATCGACGGCCGGATCGCGGAGAAGTCCGTCCGCTGGATCGCCGATCGCGCCGTCGACGATCGTCCCTTCTTCCTCTTCGTGTCCTGGTCGAATCCCCATCATCCCTATCTGCCGCATCCCGACTTCGCGGGACGAAGCGGAAACGGCGACTTCGCCGACGTGATCGTCGAGCACGACCATCGGGTCGGGCAGGTCCTGGATGCGATCGACGAGGCAGGGATCGCGGACGACACCATCGTCCTCTACGCGAGCGACAACGGCCCGGACTCGGCCCACTATCCGCAGGGGTCGAACTCGGGGCCCTTCCGCGGCTATCTGGGGAGCGCCTTCGAGGGATCCATCCGGACGCCGGCGATCGTCCGCTGGCCGGGGCGCGTCACCCCCGGTCGCGTCTCGAACGAGATCGTCGCGCTCGTCGACGTCTTTCCGACTCTCGCCGCGCTCGCGGGCGCGAAGATGCCGAGCGGTCGCGTGATCGATGGCGTCGACCAGTCCGCGTTCCTGCTCGGCGAGACCGAGCAATCGGCCCGGGAGTACGCGCTCTTCTTCTCGGGCCGGACACTTCTGGCGGCGAAGTGGCGACGCTTCAAGGTCTTCTTCACCGGGGACGATCCCGCGCCGCGGGACCGTGCGTGGCGTCGGCTGTGGGCGCCTCAGGTCTTCAACGTCGAGCAGGATCCGCGCGAGGAGACCGACGTCTTCCTCTACAACATGTGGCTGCTCGAGCCGGTCATCACGAAGGTCTACGAGTTCCTGTTCAGCGTGGACGGCGAGGGGTTGATCCTGCCCGGCGGCATGCGGCCGGAGTCGGCGACCGTCGAGATTCCCTTCCAGAGCCAGGACGAGATCGAGAAGAGCATGTCGGCGATCAAGCGGCAGTTCATCAAGAAGAAGGTGAAGGAGACCCTCGGTCTCGACGGGCGCTAG
- a CDS encoding VOC family protein, producing MFSHVMLGTNDIEASKRFYDAVLGTLGIGPGVDNQGRYFYISPQGIFAITKPIDGEPATHANGGTVGFLVESDEQGDAFHAAGLANGGTAIEDPPGRRENGMYLAYLRDPDGNKVCALGRPA from the coding sequence ATGTTCAGCCACGTGATGCTCGGTACGAACGACATCGAAGCCTCGAAGCGCTTCTACGACGCCGTGCTCGGCACCCTCGGCATCGGCCCCGGCGTCGACAACCAGGGCCGTTACTTCTACATCAGCCCGCAGGGCATCTTCGCCATCACGAAGCCCATCGACGGCGAGCCCGCGACCCACGCGAACGGCGGAACCGTCGGCTTCCTCGTCGAGAGCGACGAGCAGGGCGACGCGTTTCATGCGGCCGGACTCGCCAACGGCGGCACCGCGATCGAGGATCCGCCCGGTCGCCGCGAGAACGGGATGTACCTGGCGTACCTGCGCGATCCCGACGGCAACAAGGTCTGCGCGCTCGGGCGCCCTGCCTGA
- a CDS encoding aldehyde ferredoxin oxidoreductase family protein, with amino-acid sequence MIKGYAGRVLEIDLATRELAWKPLDEDIARDYIGGKGYGTRLLYDRTEAGINPLAPENPLIFATGPLNGSVAPQSNRFAVVCKSPLTGGIGNATCGGNYAYGMKRAGIDVIVVSNRSERPVRIEIDGDRDEVRFIDADDLWGLGTYETQAKLGKKLSHAVIGPAGENQVLYAGIVSNERIAGRTGVGAVMGSKRLKAISVTGSRKLEMDDPDAFKTYTKEVRALFKDHPVLGSSMKRFGTGGIVNTTNGRGILPTRNFQKGHFDDAMTISGEYMEDHELVGVKTSCIHCPVTCGRDVEIEGKGRVKGPEYETLALLGSNLEISDLGEINVWNYLADDLGMDTISLGASLSFAMELAERGIWDAGIRFGDPDGISSLIEDIGHRRGAGNELADGTKRMSEKFGGHAFAMHVKGLEMSAYDPRGSFAQGVEYATTNRGGCHVQGASMYMESTGPLTINPQNLKLKADIPVLMQNNACAINSMVLCIFTTYGMIPKQLHEMDPSSLSFRAISKVFENLGPMMRIAMGMKGSPMLWFEKWLTYITGTTFSSGHLQEIGGRIFNLERMYNLREGLTGKDDTLPPRMLEESIFDTMDAGHPLGELLPRYYTLRGWDADGVPLRSTLEKLRVEV; translated from the coding sequence ATGATCAAGGGCTACGCCGGACGCGTCCTCGAGATCGATCTCGCGACCCGCGAGCTCGCCTGGAAGCCCCTCGACGAGGACATCGCGCGGGACTACATCGGCGGCAAGGGCTACGGCACCCGCCTGCTCTACGACCGGACCGAAGCCGGGATCAATCCGCTCGCGCCGGAAAACCCGCTGATCTTCGCGACCGGGCCTCTGAACGGCTCCGTGGCGCCCCAGAGCAATCGCTTCGCAGTGGTCTGCAAGAGCCCGCTCACGGGCGGGATCGGCAACGCCACCTGCGGCGGGAACTACGCCTACGGGATGAAGCGCGCCGGAATCGACGTGATCGTCGTCTCGAACCGGTCCGAGCGCCCGGTTCGGATCGAGATCGACGGCGACCGCGACGAAGTTCGCTTCATCGACGCCGACGATCTCTGGGGACTCGGGACCTACGAAACCCAGGCGAAGCTCGGCAAGAAGCTCTCCCACGCCGTGATCGGTCCGGCCGGGGAGAACCAGGTCCTCTACGCGGGGATCGTGTCGAACGAACGGATCGCCGGTCGAACCGGCGTCGGCGCCGTCATGGGCTCGAAGCGCCTCAAGGCGATCAGCGTCACGGGCTCCCGCAAGCTCGAGATGGACGACCCGGACGCATTCAAGACCTACACGAAGGAAGTCCGCGCGCTCTTCAAGGACCACCCGGTGCTCGGCAGCTCGATGAAGCGGTTCGGGACCGGCGGGATCGTCAACACGACGAACGGCCGGGGCATCCTGCCGACGCGAAACTTCCAGAAAGGTCACTTCGACGACGCCATGACGATCAGTGGCGAGTACATGGAGGATCACGAACTCGTCGGGGTGAAGACGAGCTGTATCCACTGCCCGGTGACCTGCGGCCGCGACGTCGAGATCGAGGGGAAGGGGCGGGTCAAGGGACCCGAGTACGAGACCCTCGCACTCCTCGGCAGCAACCTCGAGATCTCGGACCTGGGGGAGATCAACGTCTGGAACTATCTGGCGGACGATCTCGGGATGGACACGATCTCACTCGGCGCGAGCCTGTCGTTCGCGATGGAGCTCGCGGAGCGGGGGATCTGGGATGCGGGCATCCGCTTCGGGGATCCGGACGGCATCAGCTCGCTCATCGAGGACATCGGCCATCGTCGCGGCGCGGGCAACGAGCTCGCCGACGGGACGAAGCGGATGAGCGAGAAGTTCGGCGGACACGCCTTCGCGATGCACGTGAAGGGGCTCGAGATGAGCGCCTACGATCCGCGCGGCTCCTTCGCCCAGGGCGTCGAGTACGCGACGACGAATCGGGGCGGCTGCCACGTGCAGGGGGCGTCGATGTACATGGAGTCGACCGGACCGCTCACGATCAATCCCCAGAACCTGAAGCTCAAGGCCGACATCCCGGTGCTCATGCAGAACAACGCCTGCGCCATCAACTCGATGGTGCTCTGCATCTTCACGACCTACGGGATGATCCCCAAGCAGCTCCACGAGATGGACCCGAGCTCGCTGTCGTTCCGGGCGATCTCGAAGGTCTTCGAGAATCTCGGACCGATGATGCGGATCGCCATGGGGATGAAGGGGAGCCCGATGCTCTGGTTCGAGAAGTGGCTCACCTACATCACCGGGACGACGTTCTCCTCTGGTCATCTCCAGGAGATCGGCGGTCGGATCTTCAATCTCGAGCGCATGTACAACCTGCGCGAGGGGCTGACCGGCAAGGACGACACGCTCCCGCCGCGCATGCTCGAGGAGTCGATCTTCGACACGATGGATGCGGGCCACCCACTCGGCGAGCTGCTGCCGCGCTACTACACGCTCCGCGGCTGGGACGCCGACGGTGTTCCGCTTCGCAGCACGCTCGAGAAGCTTCGGGTCGAGGTCTAG
- a CDS encoding LLM class F420-dependent oxidoreductase translates to MEVGIFFTAGEGAIDIARVARTAEALGFGSLWVGEHVVLPVEYERVYPASESGEPPAYAGLLSSPIVALARAAAVTSTLRLGTGVCLLPLHEPIAFAKDIATLDADSDGRFLFGVGAGWMREETEILGGDFDRRWAQIRDQVAAMKALWTREEASHHGPYVRFPAVRSHPKPVSKPHPPVLLGGASPRIFERIASWGEGWIPGIATVDQMRVGLASLEEAMLRAGRDPARLTRVAFGFPGCLRSRAEMDELGALGVEHATIWLDGRGPEVLDELERVAKETMG, encoded by the coding sequence ATGGAAGTCGGGATCTTCTTCACTGCCGGCGAGGGCGCGATCGACATCGCCCGCGTGGCCCGGACCGCCGAGGCGCTGGGCTTCGGTTCGCTCTGGGTCGGCGAGCACGTCGTCCTGCCCGTCGAGTACGAGCGCGTCTACCCCGCGTCCGAGAGCGGAGAGCCGCCCGCGTACGCGGGGCTGCTTTCCTCGCCGATCGTCGCCCTCGCCCGGGCGGCCGCCGTCACGTCGACGCTCCGCCTCGGGACAGGCGTCTGCCTGCTGCCGCTCCACGAGCCCATCGCCTTCGCCAAGGACATCGCGACCCTCGACGCGGACTCGGACGGCCGCTTCCTCTTCGGGGTCGGCGCGGGATGGATGCGGGAGGAGACGGAGATCCTGGGCGGTGACTTCGACCGACGCTGGGCGCAGATCCGGGATCAGGTCGCGGCCATGAAGGCCCTGTGGACCCGGGAAGAGGCCAGTCACCACGGTCCCTACGTCCGGTTTCCGGCCGTCCGTTCCCATCCCAAGCCCGTGTCGAAGCCGCATCCGCCCGTTCTGCTCGGGGGCGCGTCTCCGCGCATCTTCGAGCGGATCGCCTCCTGGGGCGAGGGCTGGATCCCCGGAATCGCCACCGTCGACCAGATGCGCGTCGGGCTCGCCTCGCTCGAGGAGGCGATGCTGCGCGCGGGGCGCGATCCCGCGCGTCTCACGCGCGTGGCCTTCGGATTTCCCGGCTGTCTGCGGAGCCGGGCGGAGATGGACGAGCTCGGGGCACTCGGCGTCGAGCACGCGACGATCTGGCTGGACGGCCGCGGTCCGGAAGTACTCGACGAGCTCGAACGCGTCGCGAAGGAGACGATGGGGTGA
- a CDS encoding glutathione S-transferase family protein: protein MSDAKPSLILYGVPFSQPVRAVLWLLFIKRTPFEMVLINPGSKGENGSRHPGYLAKNPAGTIPTIEDRESGFVLAEAHAILAYLCNRHGWTDLYPEDAEARARVDWYLHYHHRNIRDASLGLVAPKIRKDLDIPEAMQSAAQATVTRALEALDTGWLADSPYLCGESFTIADLGAYAELGQLQAGYTNVFDFTPFPNVSAWLARMHDVPAHDDIHTVLAELGDISEEAPSMERIVGANKSALGVLKKRLAEFAA, encoded by the coding sequence ATGTCCGACGCGAAGCCCTCCCTGATCCTCTACGGCGTGCCGTTCTCCCAACCCGTGCGAGCCGTCCTCTGGCTCCTCTTCATCAAGCGCACACCCTTCGAGATGGTGCTCATCAACCCCGGCTCCAAGGGCGAGAACGGGAGCCGCCATCCGGGCTACCTCGCGAAGAATCCGGCGGGCACGATTCCCACGATCGAGGATCGCGAGAGCGGATTCGTCCTCGCCGAGGCCCACGCGATCCTCGCCTACCTCTGCAACCGCCACGGCTGGACGGACCTCTATCCCGAGGACGCCGAGGCGCGCGCCCGGGTCGACTGGTACCTCCACTACCACCACCGCAACATCCGGGACGCCTCGCTCGGTCTCGTGGCACCGAAGATCCGAAAGGACCTCGACATCCCCGAGGCGATGCAGAGCGCGGCGCAGGCGACGGTCACCCGAGCCCTCGAAGCCCTCGACACCGGCTGGCTCGCGGACTCGCCCTACCTCTGCGGCGAGTCGTTCACGATCGCCGACCTCGGCGCCTACGCCGAGCTCGGTCAGCTCCAGGCGGGGTACACGAACGTCTTCGACTTCACGCCCTTCCCGAACGTGAGCGCGTGGCTCGCGCGGATGCACGACGTCCCCGCCCACGACGACATCCACACCGTGCTCGCGGAGCTCGGCGACATCAGCGAAGAGGCCCCGTCGATGGAGCGGATCGTGGGCGCCAACAAGAGCGCCCTCGGCGTGCTCAAGAAGCGACTCGCCGAGTTCGCGGCGTGA
- a CDS encoding cytochrome P450 — MSQAVATESEAFANADDAWSKLPPRPSTPQVRGETPKPTGQVGADPETYPLDRIDPSDGELFAANEYHGYFARLRRDDPVHYTPESAESHFGAYWSITKFDDIVTVEKDPDTYSSARAISISDPLPDSPMDSSFISMDGPRQIAHRKTVAPAVGPRNLKRLEPIIRERVIQILDGLPIGETFDWVDRVSIELTTSMLANLFDFPYEEQRKLTYWSDITTTQPNLPGPDSITHEERHAVLVECLNHFQGLWNERKGKGRTGDFVSLLADGEATKDMDPRTFLATLVLLIVGGNDTTRNSISGGVLALNEHPLEYDKLRADPSLVTSMTSEMIRWQTPLAHMRRTCTRDTELGGKSIKAGDKVVMWYVSGNRDETAIDRANEFLIDRKDHRNHLSFGWGRHFCVGSRIAELQVRVLWEELLQRYQMVEVVGPPVRTRSCFVNGYTELPVQLHAR, encoded by the coding sequence ATGAGCCAGGCCGTCGCGACCGAATCCGAAGCCTTCGCCAATGCAGACGATGCCTGGTCGAAGCTCCCGCCCCGCCCCTCGACGCCGCAGGTCCGGGGCGAGACGCCGAAGCCGACGGGGCAGGTCGGCGCGGATCCCGAGACCTACCCCCTCGACCGGATCGATCCCTCCGATGGCGAGCTCTTCGCGGCCAACGAGTACCACGGGTACTTCGCACGGCTCCGTCGGGACGACCCCGTCCACTACACCCCGGAGAGCGCCGAGAGTCATTTCGGCGCCTACTGGTCCATCACGAAATTCGACGACATCGTGACCGTCGAGAAGGATCCCGACACCTATTCCTCGGCCCGGGCCATCTCCATCAGCGACCCGCTCCCGGACTCGCCGATGGATTCGAGCTTCATCTCGATGGACGGCCCGCGGCAGATCGCCCACCGCAAGACCGTCGCGCCGGCCGTCGGCCCCCGGAACCTGAAGCGCCTCGAGCCGATCATCCGCGAGCGCGTGATCCAGATCCTCGACGGCCTGCCGATCGGCGAGACCTTCGACTGGGTCGACCGCGTGTCGATCGAGCTGACGACCTCGATGCTCGCGAACCTCTTCGATTTTCCCTACGAAGAGCAGCGCAAGCTGACCTACTGGTCGGACATCACGACGACCCAGCCGAACCTGCCGGGACCGGACTCGATCACTCACGAAGAGCGGCACGCCGTCCTCGTCGAGTGCCTGAACCACTTCCAGGGCCTGTGGAACGAGCGGAAGGGCAAGGGACGCACCGGCGACTTCGTCAGTCTGCTGGCCGACGGCGAGGCGACGAAGGACATGGATCCTCGCACCTTCCTCGCGACCCTCGTCCTGCTGATCGTCGGTGGCAACGACACGACCCGCAACTCGATCAGCGGCGGCGTGCTCGCCCTGAACGAGCATCCGCTCGAGTACGACAAGCTCCGCGCGGACCCCTCCCTCGTCACGAGCATGACCAGCGAGATGATCCGTTGGCAGACGCCGCTGGCGCACATGCGACGAACCTGCACCCGCGACACGGAGCTCGGCGGCAAGTCGATCAAGGCCGGGGACAAGGTCGTGATGTGGTACGTGTCGGGCAATCGCGACGAGACGGCGATCGACCGGGCGAACGAGTTCCTGATCGACCGCAAGGACCACCGGAACCATCTCTCGTTCGGCTGGGGCCGCCACTTCTGCGTGGGGAGCCGGATCGCCGAGCTTCAGGTCCGCGTGCTCTGGGAGGAGCTGCTCCAGCGCTACCAGATGGTCGAGGTCGTCGGGCCGCCGGTCCGCACGCGATCGTGCTTCGTGAACGGGTACACCGAGCTGCCCGTCCAGCTCCACGCGCGATAG
- a CDS encoding MoaD/ThiS family protein: MGIRVELTYDMGKAIGEHAFELDAATTVADVVEQTRARFGAGGEEFAKLARVARVAVNGVLVSHRKGMKTKLADGDRVGFVKAAAGG; encoded by the coding sequence ATGGGCATCCGGGTCGAGCTCACCTACGACATGGGCAAGGCGATCGGCGAGCACGCGTTCGAGCTGGACGCGGCGACGACGGTCGCCGACGTCGTCGAGCAGACACGGGCGCGCTTCGGTGCGGGCGGCGAGGAGTTCGCGAAGCTCGCGCGGGTGGCGCGGGTCGCGGTCAACGGCGTCCTCGTCTCCCATCGCAAGGGCATGAAGACGAAGCTCGCCGACGGCGATCGTGTGGGCTTCGTGAAGGCGGCCGCCGGAGGCTAG